The Terriglobales bacterium nucleotide sequence GATCGGCAGCGTAGGACTTACTGAAGCTCAGGCGCGCGAGAAGGGATACAAAGTCAAGGTCGGCAAGTTCCCGTTCACCGCAAACTCGAAGGCCAGCATCATCAGCAGCCACGATGGCTTCATCAAGGTCGTTTCCGAGGAACAGTATGGCGAGATTCTCGGCGTGCATATCATTGGTCCCTCCGCGACAGAACTGATCTCTGAAGCCGTAACAGCCATGCAGCTCGAAGCCACCGTTGAAGAGATGATGTTCACCATCCACGCCCACCCGACACTCTACGAAGCTCTGCTCGACGGCTTCAGCAGCGTGGAAGGCAAAGCGATCAACATCTGAGCTGCCGCTGGAGTACACGTCACAAAGCTGGAACATAAACTTCAATAGGAATGCCTCCGTGAACTTTGTGTTCAGACTTCGTCCCCTTTTGTTTTAACCCGGTTCCGCTACTTGCAAGAGTGTCTGGACACGGCAGCAGCTCTCGGAGCATAAGTTCTACGAATCTCTCTGCAAACACCTCGCACCTAATCCACATCCAAGCCATTAGTCCTGGGTATCAAGGGACGCAAGTTTACAGGAGGGTGCAATGGCAGATCCTCTGCACAACAGAGACTTTCCCGAACTGGGCACGCGCACCACGGACCCGATTGGCACGGGACTGGAAGAAAATCGTGCTGACACGGTGACGTATCAGGCTGCGGTTGAGGATCCCATCCGCAAGGGCGGGATGTACGAGTCCAGCCTGCCCGAGAGTACCGGGAACCCGCGACTCAATCGCACGGCGGAGCAGATTGGAGCTGCGCTGGGTAAGACCGTATCTCAGGTCAAGCGGGCTCCGGAAACGGCGCGCCGAGGCCTTCACGTGGTTCGCAATCGCGCTCAAGAAGCGCAGAGCAGTGCTGGCGACCAGCTCTCGAGCTCAGCATCATCGCTGGCAGATACCGCCCAGCAACGTGCGCGCGAGTTCGCCAGCACCGCACAGCAAAGAGCACGTGATCTGGCAGACACCACCAAGCGCCGGGCAAGCGAGCTCGCCGATGCCGCAGAAGAGCGTGGGCGTGTGCTGCTCGATAAAGCCGACGAGCTCAGCGACAGAGTCGCCGAACGCGGTAAAGAACTGCGCGAGCAGCTTGAGGCGCGTACGCGTGAAGCTCGGGCGCAGGCCCGTCTGAAGGCGCAGCAGGCGCGATTGAAAAGCGAGCGTCTAATTCAGGAAAAGCCATTGCATGTGCTCGGCGGCATTGCTGCCGCGGCGTTTTTGTTGGGAGTTTCACTCCGGATCGTGAGGTCACGCAATGCAAGTCGTTACTGAAAATAACAGAACCATCCGCGACGTGGTCACTGAGCTCAAGACCGATGCTCGCGATTTCGTCTCTACGCGCCTGCAGATGCTCTCGCAGGAGATGAAGGAGAAAGTTGGCATCTGGAAAGTCGCAGTCCCAATGCTGGCAGTTGCCGCTCTCTTCGGAGTGGTTACCTTTCTCGCCTTGACGTTCGCATTCATCGCGTTTTTCGCCGGAGTGTTCTACGGCAGCGCGTATGCGTGGTGCTACGGCGCGCTGATCGTTACAGCGGGATATTTCCTGATCGCGATCGGCATGTTCTACCTGGGTCGTCGTGAGCTTACACAGGCTGGACTGGCGCCCAAACGCACTCTGCGTGTTTTGAAAGAGGACCAAATCTGGATTCAGCATGAAGCGAGGTCACAGGCATGACGCAAGCACAACCAAACCTCCCCACAGAGATTCTGGAGAAGCGCGCCGCCGAACAACGTCGCGCGCTGCATAACGATGTTCAGCAGCTTCGCTCAGCCGTGCGCCACGAGATTCGTGAACGCACCGACATTAAACGCAACGTGCGCCGCCATTTCGCGCCTATTGCCGGTGCAACAGCAGCAATCGCGCTGACGCTCGGATACGGTGCCGCGGGAATCTTCACCCGGCACTAACCCCAGGGCGCCAAAGCATTGCGACCCAAATCTAATCGCCTCAGGTACATCTGAAGCCTCGGAACAACATACGAAAGAGGATAGTGGGCCCACCGGCTAACGGCCGGCGGGTTCTGTTGCGCATTTTTCCGTCCCCTCAAGCCTGCTCTGGGCTGTTAGAATCAAGTTAGCTTCTCATGCATGCAGACCTTGAAGGATTAATCAAACTTGAGCAGGTAGATCGTGAAATCGGCCGTCTTTCCGCCGAAGTGGCTGCGCTGCCCAAGCGCGTAGCGGAAATCGAACATCAGCTCTCAGACGCGAGAGGCAAAGTCGAACAAGCCAAAGCGGCCATCAAGTCACAGGAACAGAAGCGTCGCAGCCTGGAATCGGACATACAGTCACAACAGCAAAAGATCGCCAAATTTCGCGATCAATCGCTCGACGTAAAGACCAACGAACAATACAAGGCGCTGATGCACGAGATCCAGTTCGCCGAGCAGGAGATTCGCAAGGCCGAAGACAAGATTCTCGAGATCATGGAAGGCGCTGAGCTCTTCGACCGGCAGGTAAAGGTCTCAGAAGCTGAGTTGAAGACGCAGTCAGTCCAGGTAGAAAAAGAAAAAGAAGAAGCCCGCGCCCTCACCGCCAAAGACGAAGCGCGATTGAAGGAGTTACAAGCAGACCGCGGCGGTCTCCGCTCTGGACTTACCGGGGATCTGCTGGATCTTTATGATCGCGTCCTCAAAGCCAGGAAGACGGCGATAGCCGAAGCGCGCGAGCAGCGCTGTACCGCATGTTTTGTTCTGTTGCGTCCACAGAAATGGAACGAGATTAAAGCAGGACAGGAAGTCATGACTTGCGACAGCTGCGGACGCATCCTGTTCTACGATCCTGCCCACGAACCACCTCCGCCAGAGCCGAAAAAGTCAAAGAAAGCCAAGGCTACTGCGGAGACGGAAGCTCCTGCTGAAATTCCCGGAACGGGAGATGTTCGGCTTTCTGCTGATCAGCTGCCGTAGCAAACTGAACGGCTAAGAGTGTTGTCCTGCCATAGCGACGGGCTGGCGTTCGCGGTGCGGTTTCGTTTTAACCAAATTCAACAACTTATCCGGAAGATTCATAATGTCCGCGCCTTTTACCATCAGTGCGTCGGCCCCTGAAGGACGCCACTCCGGCGAGGATATGGGAAAAGCCGTGAGGATTGCGATCACTGGCCTGGGATCGAGTTGGCGCGCAGCCCGCACGACATCAAAACCAGCGGTAGCGGTTTCCATGCGCATGTCGGTGAGCACTACATCAAATGTCTGCTGAGACAGCAACGACTTGGCTTCTGCAGCCGAGCGAGCCGTGTGCGGCTCGAAAGAAGAGAGTTCCAAAACGGATTTCAATAGCCCGAGGATTGCGGGTTCATCATCGACAATTAGAATACGAAACATCAGTGTACGAGTAAGCTTCCGTTTTTGGGATGAATATCATCGGCATAGCTGGCGCGGCCGGAGATCGCGTCGGCTGTCGCTTCCTTGAGTGCGACGTTGATTCGTTCGACTGCTTCATTCGCCAGTTGTGAAGCATCTTTGTCGCCGGATTTCTGTACTGCCAGGCAGAGTGGAAATACGGCATTGCGCACGTGGTGATTGAGTTCGGAGACAATCGCTGCACGCGACATCGCACTTGCGAAATGCACTTCCTCCTGGCGCAATTGAATAGCCAGGCACACGATCATTGAAGTCAGCGCGGCAACGAGGTCGCCGAGCATCACGTGCACCAGCAGAGACTGGTCGTGCGGCAGAATCATCCAGTGGATGGCGCCCGCAATGGCTCCCACAACGAGACCACAGAAGATAGCAACAAAGATTTTCCCGAGGTTGGAAGCACGCTTCACAAGTGCGATCCTACCTTTCCCGGCCAGAGGAAGAGACGAGTAGCGTAAGGAGCTTTGAGTTTAGGCTACGACGAAGGGTTCTGGCTCACAGTGGGCATCGTGAGCCGCGGATTAAGAGCCTTAGTTTAGCACGCTGGATTGAGCCAAACCTGCACAAATCCAGAGTAGAACGAACTGCGGGACATGTCCGCGACCGACAAGGTGAGATGCTGATTCTTTGCACGGTGATGCTTCGGGTTCTAAACTAACCTCGTATTTTTGGGAGGGACTTTGAAGATCGGGCGAACCCTGAAAAGCTACGTTTTGTGGACTCATCCGCGTGGCGGGATTCACTACGACGTAATGGTCACGATCATTCTTGCTTTTATTTTTCTCACTCCTCGGAACGTCTTCAAAGACAGCCCGAATTCTCGTCCGCTGCATCCCAGCGAAATTGTTGTTAAGCAGGATGGGCCCAATAGCTTTATATGCGACCTGAACGCTGTGGCAATCTCTCCGGATGAGAACGATACAAGCGCGGCGCTGGAGAAGGTGCTTGTGCCAGTGGTCGGAAGTATCGAAGTGACGCGGTATACCGAGTTGCGCGACACTTCTGGCAAGCTTACGGGTTATCGTGTGTGGGCTCACCGCTAACGGGATCTATGAAACTTCTCTTTTATCGTGCAGACAGGAACTCAGGAAGAGGCCATAGTGCGTTTGCCCTCACTTGCGCACTCCTTCTCGGTTTTTGTCCAGCTTTTGCCCAAAACAAGAGTTCGGGTTCGGGACAGACTGCGTCCACACTCGAAGCCGTGCTGGCGCAGATGGATGCCGCAGCAGCTCAGTTCCGCAGCGCGCAGGCGGACTTCACTTGGGATCAGTATCAGAAGGTAGTGAACGAAACCGATACGCAAAAGGGGATGGTCTACTACCGTCGCACCGGCAAAGGCGAAACTCAGTGGGCGGCTGACATTCAGTCACCCGATCAGAAATACATGCTCTTTACCGAGGGCAAGATCCGCATTTATCAGCCGAGAATCCAGCAGGTGAATGAGTACGACGCGGGCAAGAACCGGGCAGAAGTGGAGAGCTTTCTCGTTTTGGGATTCGGCGGAAAAGGGCACGATCTCCAGAACCAATTTGATATTAAGTTCGAAGGCAACGAGGATGTGGACGGAGTCCGAACCGCCAAACTGGACCTGACGCCAAAATCGCCGAAGGTGAGAAACATGTTTGATCACATCATCATCTGGGTGGATGCGACGCGCTCAGTCTCGTTGAAACAGCAAGCATTTGAGCCTTCCGGCGACTATCGCCTTGCGCATTACACGAACATCAAATTGAATTCGAAGATCCCTGACGATGTCTTCAAACTGCACACGTCAGGAAAGACCAAAACGGTAAAGGGAAGCTAGGCTTGGAAGTGTTCAGAGAGATTCCCAGGCGATCATGGGTTTCATAGTAAAGCGCTGGGCATTTCCTGAAAAGTAACGAATGTCATCGCAAAGTGTTGCTGTAATCTGTGCGTTCGTCCCCAGATTTACACGCCCTGTCCCATCGCTCGAAGGCTTTCCGCGTCGGAGAGGACAACGATTTCAGTCTCAGGGCTGAATTCCAGCAACAGATCCTGCAGCGAATTTTCCTCAGCGGCTGCCCGCGTTGTCGGCAGCACAAGATAAGCTGGCTTGTATTGTTTCGCAAATTCCACGGCAGCCGCCGCGGTACGCGCGATTAGAAGGCATCCATCAGTTCCTGCTAGTTCCATTGCCGAATGGCGGATAGCGCTAGAGTCGCTGTCGAGCAGCAGTACGAACTTCGCAGTTTTCTTCATGTGCATCGGTTGTTCCCCGTTGATAAAGGAACAACCAGTCCGAAGCCGCAACTCCGGTAGAACCATTCCTCTATGCAGACTCTTCCACCGTACCCGACAAAACTGGTTGAGCAAATCCAACCAACGTGGGGTCGTGCAATGTCGATTTACGAATCCTTAATTGCCCAATGTGCATCTTCCGTTCTACTCTTGGGAAAGCAATCCAGGGTTGAAGTCCAACTTCGGTGTACCGTATGGCACACGGCTCCCAATTTTTGCGCACGCCGAACCGGAGCAACCCGGAGATTACCGACTCTTTCTGCGTCGAATGCCAGACATTCATTGGGGCCTCGCCGCGTCCGAGCCTGCTTCAACTAATGGAAGAGGCGCATTCGTGTCCGCATGATGAGGTCAGGGCGAAGCCGGCAAAGCGACGCACAATGCGCGCTCCTAAACGAGACAAATGATGCCGGCGCGTTTTGTCTAAGGTTTCGCTCTTAACACGTCCGATGGCCTGCTATTCGGCCCGAATTTGAGCCCGAAGACCCGCCATAATTGCTAAAATTGTGAGCGTCTCCTGACATTCGGAAGCGTTCTATTTTGATCGAACTCGCACCCTCGATTCTCTCGGCGG carries:
- a CDS encoding phage holin family protein; the protein is MQVVTENNRTIRDVVTELKTDARDFVSTRLQMLSQEMKEKVGIWKVAVPMLAVAALFGVVTFLALTFAFIAFFAGVFYGSAYAWCYGALIVTAGYFLIAIGMFYLGRRELTQAGLAPKRTLRVLKEDQIWIQHEARSQA
- a CDS encoding C4-type zinc ribbon domain-containing protein — encoded protein: MHADLEGLIKLEQVDREIGRLSAEVAALPKRVAEIEHQLSDARGKVEQAKAAIKSQEQKRRSLESDIQSQQQKIAKFRDQSLDVKTNEQYKALMHEIQFAEQEIRKAEDKILEIMEGAELFDRQVKVSEAELKTQSVQVEKEKEEARALTAKDEARLKELQADRGGLRSGLTGDLLDLYDRVLKARKTAIAEAREQRCTACFVLLRPQKWNEIKAGQEVMTCDSCGRILFYDPAHEPPPPEPKKSKKAKATAETEAPAEIPGTGDVRLSADQLP
- a CDS encoding response regulator, yielding MFRILIVDDEPAILGLLKSVLELSSFEPHTARSAAEAKSLLSQQTFDVVLTDMRMETATAGFDVVRAARQLDPRPVIAILTAFPISSPEWRPSGADALMVKGADIMNLPDKLLNLVKTKPHRERQPVAMAGQHS
- a CDS encoding outer membrane lipoprotein carrier protein LolA, encoding MKLLFYRADRNSGRGHSAFALTCALLLGFCPAFAQNKSSGSGQTASTLEAVLAQMDAAAAQFRSAQADFTWDQYQKVVNETDTQKGMVYYRRTGKGETQWAADIQSPDQKYMLFTEGKIRIYQPRIQQVNEYDAGKNRAEVESFLVLGFGGKGHDLQNQFDIKFEGNEDVDGVRTAKLDLTPKSPKVRNMFDHIIIWVDATRSVSLKQQAFEPSGDYRLAHYTNIKLNSKIPDDVFKLHTSGKTKTVKGS